A DNA window from Hordeum vulgare subsp. vulgare chromosome 1H, MorexV3_pseudomolecules_assembly, whole genome shotgun sequence contains the following coding sequences:
- the LOC123411647 gene encoding ADP-ribosylation factor-like protein 1, with protein MFSLFHGLWNHVFSKTEFRVLILGVHKSGKTTLLEKLKSIYLKGEGLPHDHIGPTVGLNIGRIEDANVKLVFWDLGGQPGLRTIWEKYYDEAHAIVYVIDSASASTFEDAKSALEKVLRHEDLQEAPLLVFANKQDLPAAVTEEELDRHLHLKEFDERPYMFVAGSAYDGTGIKLGIDWLVEEMGKSRRTEALRTRTDTYAKF; from the exons ATGTTCTCCTTGTTCCATGGTCTATGGAACCATGTGTTCAGCAAGACAGAGTTCCGTGTGCTCATCCTTGGAGTCCATAAGTCTGGGAAGACG ACCTTGCTAGAAAAGTTGAAGTCAATCTATTTGAAAGGAGAAGGTCTTCCACATGATCACATTGGTCCAACTGTGGGGCTTAATATTGGACGCATTGAAGATGCAAATGTAAAACTTGTTTTCTGGGATCTGGGAGGTCAG CCTGGCCTAAGAACTATATGGGAGAAATATTATGATGAGGCTCATGCTATAGTATATGTTATCGACTCTGCCTCTGCATCAACATTTGAAGATGCCAAATCTGCTCTTG AGAAAGTGCTTCGTCATGAAGATCTGCAAGAGGCACCACTACTCGTATTCGCCAACAAGCAG GATCTACCAGCAGCTGTCACAGAAGAGGAATTGGATAGACATCTTCACCTTAAAGAGTTTGATGAGAGGCCATATATGTTTGTTGCGGGATCTGCATATGATGG GACGGGGATCAAACTGGGTATCGACTGGTTGGTAGAAGAAATGGGAAAGAGTAGGCGCACCGAGGCTCTGAGGACACGCACCGACACATATGCTAAGTTTTAG